From Pusillibacter faecalis, one genomic window encodes:
- a CDS encoding helix-turn-helix domain-containing protein, whose translation MTFSEHLFYLRERRKLKQSDVADAIGITVRGYRNYERGTREPAMSTLIALADFYGISLDELVCRRREGEPSDGTGQEP comes from the coding sequence ATGACCTTTTCTGAGCATCTTTTTTATCTGCGGGAAAGAAGAAAGTTGAAACAGTCCGATGTTGCGGACGCGATTGGGATCACTGTACGGGGGTATCGGAACTATGAGCGGGGAACCCGGGAGCCGGCGATGTCCACGCTGATCGCTCTGGCGGATTTTTATGGGATTAGTCTCGATGAGCTGGTTTGCCGGAGGCGTGAGGGGGAGCCGTCCGATGGGACGGGGCAGGAGCCATGA